Below is a window of Cytophaga hutchinsonii ATCC 33406 DNA.
GGTACGTTGTGGGGCGTGGCAGGTATGTTCTTATCTATTCCGCTGATCGCGATTCTGAAAGTAATCTTTGACCGCGTTGATGCGCTTGAACCTTTTGGTTTTTTAATCGGGGATGAAATGCCCGACCAGGCAACGGGGATCTTTTCGCTGCATAAGAAGGAGAACGATGCAGCGTAATGAATCTGTGGCAAGGAAATAATAAAAAAGGGGCAGCTGTGAAGGCTGCCCCTGCTGTTTTATTCAACAACTTTATTCAACAACGATTTTTTCTACGCGGTTGTTTGTTTTCAACATATACATACCCGGGTTCAAGGATTCTGTGCCGACACCTTCTGCCTGCGCACCGCTCAATACCTGAACACCTGATGCATTGTATAAGGTATAGGATTCAACTTTTTCACCGAAGTTCAGATAGCCTTTCACTGGATTCGGATACGAGAAGATCGTTGCCGGAGCCGCTGCTGTTCCTGCAGATGTGTTTGTCTGTACCGCTGTGTAATGCTGATCTTCTGCAACAGCCGTACGCGCGATTGGTGTGCCGGTAGATGCCGCCACCGCGATGCGTGTAGTGATATCGCCCGCATTGCTGGAGTATCCTTCTGATACAATGTAATACGTACCCGCTGAAAGATTCACACTGAACGACGCTCTGTAGCTGCTGCATACCGGGCCGTAATCATCTATCTGATAAACTACCTGCTTGTTGCTGTTCAGTAAATAGATGTATGTATCCGACAAACCTGAAGAACAATGGTCTGCAGTAACAAGAGACGTGGATGCAATGGTAAACTTGTAGTACACATCATCGCTCAGGTTTCCAAGGTCATTATCAAACCCATAGCCTGTTGAATTGTTCTGGGTGTTGCTGTAGGTTTTGCCCTGCGCAATGGTACCTGCATTAAACGGAAATTCAAAGGAAGAACCAATACCTCTCTGAATACCTACAGTACTTGTTGCCCATACCGGATCAACCGATTCTGAAGATGCAGAAGAACCTAACGTACCATGATTGAAGTTGGATACGGCACTGCTGTACGCAACCTGCCCGGTGCCTTCATCCAGCCTCCAGTAGCCGGTAAGTCCGTAGGCATTGCCTGCAAGTGTTGTGTTGTATGTGGCAGCGATCTCCGCGCCAGTACGTGCCACATTCCAGATACGCACTTCGGCAATATCACCGTTGAAATAGGTGTTCGATGCATTCGCCAGATCATGGCCGATGCGTACATTACCGGCATCTGTGATATCACCCGTACCTGTGTTCACCGTACGTGTCTGTCTTAAGGTACCGTCTACATAATACTTCAGTGTATCGTCCTTGCGCACAATGGCCAATGCGTGTACAGCATTATCTGTAAGTACCGGGCAGGAGGCGCATGGATAGTTTGTACCGTTGATATTGATCCATGGTTTACCGGAAGACCATACATCCGGACCCGGCACCAGAAATACGGAAGCACCGTTCAGGTTAGATGGATTACGGTCTGATACAATTGTCGGGTACAGGTATGCCTGTGTAGACGATGCCTTGATACGGGCTTCGTAGGTAAAGTCTCCGCTGCCGGTATTCAGCGCGCTGTAGGAAGCAGCCTGTACATAATCATCGCTGCCGTCAAAACGCAATGCATTGGCAGGGATGGTGTAGGTAACTACTAATTTAGGACGCAGGTCTGCCCGCGGGTTGTTTACAGAGGCAAGTGTCAGGTTGCGGTACAGATTTGAA
It encodes the following:
- a CDS encoding LamG-like jellyroll fold domain-containing protein, which gives rise to MFKVLFRQLLLASAAVSVLQASAQTTVTFADAKDTWIRKQNVTSSYETTNYGKAQNFRPYLWTHGGVPTVGRGLIQYPELAQLPSNAVISSATLYLFCDTTSTTDMNAHNYNLANDNSIYISRITSSWVDTVVTWSTRPSSVTTNRASVAATGYRATTNFSVNVTSLVQDMVTNSSYDGFELALQSESYSNLYRNLTLASVNNPRADLRPKLVVTYTIPANALRFDGSDDYVQAASYSALNTGSGDFTYEARIKASSTQAYLYPTIVSDRNPSNLNGASVFLVPGPDVWSSGKPWININGTNYPCASCPVLTDNAVHALAIVRKDDTLKYYVDGTLRQTRTVNTGTGDITDAGNVRIGHDLANASNTYFNGDIAEVRIWNVARTGAEIAATYNTTLAGNAYGLTGYWRLDEGTGQVAYSSAVSNFNHGTLGSSASSESVDPVWATSTVGIQRGIGSSFEFPFNAGTIAQGKTYSNTQNNSTGYGFDNDLGNLSDDVYYKFTIASTSLVTADHCSSGLSDTYIYLLNSNKQVVYQIDDYGPVCSSYRASFSVNLSAGTYYIVSEGYSSNAGDITTRIAVAASTGTPIARTAVAEDQHYTAVQTNTSAGTAAAPATIFSYPNPVKGYLNFGEKVESYTLYNASGVQVLSGAQAEGVGTESLNPGMYMLKTNNRVEKIVVE